A window of the Gemmatirosa kalamazoonensis genome harbors these coding sequences:
- a CDS encoding (Fe-S)-binding protein, producing MTIANAVFLAILVLAAAFFAYNAQRLYGYMTAVGKPEPRGDDVSARLWNLVSIGFGQSKILRDPAAGFMHASVFWGFCVITIGTIEILIQGISSGFTYQRFLPSPIYGVYGLSQELFALLVLGAVSWLIYRRLVLKPKRLQGDEVHRWEAVAILCWIGLLMVTLLLNGATESIYAPDEVNGARLLSRGLGAALGFMSPDSARTLHTVSWWTHAILVLGFLNYLPYSKHLHVIVSLPNTFLSNTSGPWPKVMRPMDLEDENAEQFGASDVEHLTWKNLLDGYACTECGRCTAACPANITGKVLSPRKIVVNTRQRLMEKAPLVVGDVGEFRNPHLVHHEGADAGTATPTAALENRLLDNYITEEELWACTSCRACVQECPVSIDQLDIINELRRELVLTESRFPEELQPAFTSMERNGSPWAFSPAARAEWAEGLDIPTMAEAFERGERPEILFWVGCMGSFDDRAKKITVAFARVLQAAKVNFAILGQEESCNGDPARRMGNEYLYQMLAKGAIETLDRYEVKTVVTFCPHCFHQIGNEFPQLGGNYEVIHHTTFIDRLLTDGRIPLSDEHASRLTMVYHDSCYLGRYNDVYDAPRATLRRALPVVNLVEPKRTRSRGLCCGAGGGRMWMEETAGKRINIERTEELLATGAEAIAVACPFCMTMVTDGVTAKGSEVPVLDVSEVVASRLATSSPR from the coding sequence TTGACGATCGCCAACGCCGTCTTCCTCGCGATTCTGGTCCTCGCCGCCGCGTTCTTCGCCTACAACGCGCAGCGGCTGTACGGCTACATGACGGCGGTCGGCAAGCCGGAGCCGCGCGGCGACGACGTGTCGGCTCGGCTCTGGAACCTCGTCTCGATCGGCTTCGGCCAGAGCAAGATCCTGCGCGATCCGGCCGCGGGGTTCATGCACGCGTCGGTCTTCTGGGGCTTCTGCGTCATCACCATCGGCACGATCGAGATCCTGATCCAGGGCATCTCGAGCGGGTTCACGTACCAGCGGTTCCTGCCGTCGCCGATCTACGGCGTGTACGGGCTGTCGCAGGAGCTCTTCGCGTTGCTCGTGCTGGGCGCGGTGTCGTGGCTGATCTACCGCCGGCTCGTGCTGAAGCCGAAGCGGCTGCAGGGCGACGAGGTGCATCGGTGGGAGGCGGTCGCGATCCTGTGCTGGATCGGGCTGCTCATGGTGACGCTGCTGCTGAACGGCGCCACGGAGTCGATCTACGCGCCGGACGAGGTGAACGGCGCGCGTCTCCTCTCGCGCGGCCTCGGCGCGGCGCTCGGCTTCATGTCGCCGGACTCGGCGCGCACGCTCCACACGGTGAGCTGGTGGACGCACGCGATCCTGGTGCTCGGCTTCCTGAACTACCTGCCGTACTCGAAGCACCTGCACGTCATCGTCTCGCTGCCGAACACGTTCCTGTCGAACACGAGCGGCCCGTGGCCGAAGGTCATGCGGCCGATGGACCTCGAGGACGAGAACGCGGAGCAGTTCGGCGCGAGCGACGTCGAGCACCTGACGTGGAAGAACCTGCTCGACGGGTACGCGTGCACCGAGTGCGGCCGCTGCACCGCGGCGTGCCCGGCGAACATCACCGGCAAGGTGCTCTCGCCGCGCAAGATCGTCGTCAACACGCGGCAGCGGCTCATGGAGAAGGCGCCGCTCGTCGTCGGCGACGTCGGCGAGTTCCGCAACCCGCACCTCGTGCACCACGAGGGCGCCGACGCGGGCACGGCCACGCCGACCGCGGCGCTCGAGAACCGCCTCCTCGACAACTACATCACCGAGGAGGAGCTGTGGGCGTGCACGAGCTGCCGCGCGTGCGTGCAGGAGTGTCCCGTCTCGATCGACCAGCTCGACATCATCAACGAGCTGCGGCGCGAGCTCGTGCTCACCGAGTCGCGCTTCCCCGAGGAGCTGCAGCCGGCGTTCACGTCGATGGAACGGAACGGGAGCCCGTGGGCGTTCAGCCCCGCCGCGCGCGCCGAGTGGGCCGAGGGGCTCGACATCCCGACGATGGCCGAGGCGTTCGAGCGCGGTGAGCGGCCCGAGATCCTGTTCTGGGTGGGCTGCATGGGATCGTTCGACGACCGCGCGAAAAAGATCACGGTCGCGTTCGCGCGCGTGCTGCAGGCGGCGAAGGTGAACTTCGCGATCCTCGGTCAGGAGGAGAGCTGCAACGGCGATCCGGCGCGCCGCATGGGCAACGAGTACCTGTACCAGATGCTCGCGAAGGGCGCGATCGAGACGCTCGACCGCTACGAGGTGAAGACGGTCGTCACATTCTGCCCGCACTGTTTCCACCAGATCGGCAACGAGTTCCCGCAGCTCGGCGGCAACTACGAGGTCATCCACCACACGACGTTCATCGACCGCCTGCTCACCGACGGGCGCATCCCGCTGAGCGACGAGCACGCGAGCCGGCTCACGATGGTGTACCACGACTCGTGCTACCTCGGCCGCTACAACGACGTGTACGACGCGCCCCGTGCTACGCTGCGTCGCGCGCTCCCGGTCGTGAACCTCGTCGAGCCGAAGCGCACGCGGTCGCGCGGGCTGTGCTGCGGCGCGGGCGGCGGCCGCATGTGGATGGAGGAGACGGCGGGGAAGCGCATCAACATCGAGCGCACCGAGGAGCTGCTCGCGACCGGCGCCGAGGCGATCGCGGTCGCGTGCCCGTTCTGCATGACCATGGTGACCGACGGCGTCACCGCGAAGGGCTCGGAGGTGCCGGTGCTCGACGTCTCGGAGGTGGTCGCGTCGCGGCTCGCCACGAGTTCGCCGCGCTGA
- a CDS encoding electron transfer flavoprotein subunit alpha/FixB family protein, which yields MANVFAFAETRGGELRKAGLEAVTAARQLADATGGGEVHAMVAGAPGVGGVAQKLAEVGADVVLVVEHPALARYDAETLTRTVAERVKSGGYRAAVFSATAQGKELAPRVAARLGAPLAADATSVSAEGGAIVVKHPMYTGKVIGTLSIAASPALVSVRLGAITPAPNAKAGRVEAVQAVGDPAQSKARVVELREGSKGKVDLGEAPVIVSGGRGLKAAENFKLVEDLADAFGNAAVGATRAVTDEGWRPHSEQIGQTGRVVSPQLYVAVGISGAIQHLAGMRTAKTIVAINKDKDAPIFKIADYGIVGDVFDVVPALTQAVRAAKQHG from the coding sequence ATGGCGAACGTGTTCGCATTCGCGGAGACGCGCGGCGGTGAGCTGCGCAAGGCGGGGCTCGAGGCCGTGACCGCGGCGCGGCAGCTCGCCGACGCGACCGGCGGCGGCGAGGTGCACGCCATGGTGGCCGGCGCGCCCGGCGTCGGTGGCGTCGCGCAGAAGCTCGCCGAAGTCGGCGCCGACGTCGTGCTCGTCGTCGAGCACCCGGCCCTCGCGCGCTACGACGCCGAGACGCTCACGCGTACCGTCGCCGAGCGCGTGAAGAGCGGCGGCTATCGCGCCGCGGTGTTCAGCGCGACCGCGCAGGGCAAGGAGCTCGCGCCGCGCGTCGCGGCACGCCTCGGGGCGCCGCTCGCCGCCGACGCCACGAGCGTTTCCGCCGAGGGGGGCGCGATCGTCGTGAAGCACCCGATGTACACGGGCAAGGTGATCGGCACGCTGTCGATCGCCGCATCGCCCGCGCTGGTGAGCGTGCGACTCGGCGCGATCACGCCGGCGCCTAACGCGAAGGCGGGCCGCGTGGAGGCCGTGCAGGCCGTCGGCGACCCCGCGCAGTCGAAGGCGCGCGTCGTCGAGCTGCGCGAGGGGAGCAAGGGGAAGGTCGACCTCGGCGAGGCGCCGGTGATCGTCTCCGGCGGGCGCGGACTGAAGGCGGCGGAGAACTTCAAGCTCGTCGAGGATCTCGCCGACGCGTTCGGCAACGCCGCCGTCGGTGCGACGCGCGCCGTCACCGACGAGGGATGGCGGCCGCACTCCGAGCAGATCGGCCAGACGGGGCGCGTGGTGAGCCCGCAGCTCTACGTCGCCGTCGGCATCTCCGGCGCCATCCAGCACCTCGCCGGCATGCGCACCGCGAAGACGATCGTCGCGATCAACAAGGACAAGGATGCGCCGATCTTCAAGATCGCCGACTACGGCATCGTCGGCGACGTGTTCGACGTGGTGCCGGCGCTGACGCAAGCGGTGAGGGCGGCGAAGCAGCACGGGTGA
- a CDS encoding electron transfer flavoprotein subunit beta/FixA family protein: protein MKIAVCIKRVPVMEVKFAVGKDGASVDETGLKFDVNDFDLWAVEAALQLNEKNPGGEVTVVSLGTDAAQEQIRKALSMGADKGVLLKTDRMPTDGLAIAQALAAELRGGGYDVIFFGMKAIDSDAQTVGPMVGELLDVACVAGVSKLDIANGKGTAQRAVEGGVEVVEFSLPAVITVDEGLAKERLPSLKGIMAAKKKPLETKPAQLGTAGVTVTKMELPAERAAGRIVGEGAAAVPELVRLLQTEAKVL from the coding sequence GTGAAGATTGCGGTGTGCATCAAGCGCGTGCCGGTGATGGAGGTCAAGTTCGCGGTCGGCAAGGACGGCGCGAGCGTCGACGAGACCGGACTGAAGTTCGATGTGAACGACTTCGACCTGTGGGCGGTGGAAGCCGCGCTGCAGCTCAACGAGAAGAATCCCGGCGGCGAGGTCACCGTCGTGTCGCTCGGCACCGACGCCGCGCAGGAGCAGATCCGCAAGGCGCTGTCGATGGGCGCCGACAAGGGCGTGCTGCTGAAGACCGACCGGATGCCCACCGACGGCCTCGCGATCGCCCAGGCACTCGCCGCGGAGCTGAGAGGCGGCGGCTACGACGTGATCTTCTTCGGCATGAAGGCGATCGACTCCGACGCGCAGACCGTCGGCCCGATGGTCGGCGAGCTGCTCGACGTCGCGTGCGTCGCCGGCGTCTCGAAGCTGGACATCGCGAACGGGAAGGGCACCGCGCAGCGCGCGGTGGAGGGCGGCGTGGAGGTCGTGGAGTTCTCGCTCCCTGCGGTGATCACCGTCGACGAGGGGCTCGCGAAGGAGCGGCTCCCCTCGCTGAAGGGCATCATGGCGGCGAAGAAGAAGCCGCTCGAGACGAAGCCCGCGCAGTTAGGCACCGCGGGCGTCACGGTGACCAAGATGGAGCTGCCCGCCGAGCGCGCGGCCGGCCGCATCGTGGGCGAGGGCGCCGCGGCGGTGCCGGAGCTCGTGCGACTTCTCCAGACCGAGGCGAAGGTGCTCTGA
- a CDS encoding RagB/SusD family nutrient uptake outer membrane protein gives MTPNTHHAAPRRPRAGVGPAVLLLLLTAGAACSGTVDKLLSVTTPSRLADEQFLVPQNAQLIVNSAVADFSCALNGYVVASGLSSGELADASQTASRWSFDRRDILPTDAQYATSSCTGLGVYTPISTARFSADQALSHLDTWTDAQVPNRQQLIARAALYAGFSYVLLGEGFCSAAVNLGPELQTAQVMDSAIARFTRAITVAQSLNDQTTLNAAYVGRARAKIDKGDKAGAAADAALVPVGFVLNTVADATVSRLSNRVFAENNSGAGGVTIAPAYRNLTVGGLPDPRVKVGDQNRLNSDQANRWFTQSKYTSLATPLPIASGIEAQLILAEATGGTQGVAILNSLRARSGIGLPALTAAEVADFQGTLYSERARELFLQGNHWFDVRRFNAPLVPAPGATYPAGGAIAKAGTYGSERCWPLPDVERAANPNLGS, from the coding sequence CCGAGCCGCCTCGCCGACGAGCAGTTCCTCGTGCCGCAGAACGCGCAGCTCATCGTCAACAGCGCGGTCGCCGACTTCTCGTGCGCGCTGAACGGCTACGTCGTCGCGTCGGGGCTCTCGTCGGGCGAGCTGGCCGACGCGTCGCAGACCGCGTCCCGCTGGTCGTTCGACCGCCGCGACATCCTGCCGACCGACGCGCAGTACGCCACGTCGAGCTGCACGGGCCTCGGCGTCTACACGCCGATCAGCACCGCGCGCTTCTCCGCCGACCAGGCGCTCTCGCACCTGGACACGTGGACCGATGCGCAGGTGCCTAACCGTCAGCAGCTGATCGCCCGGGCGGCGCTCTACGCCGGCTTCTCGTACGTGCTCCTCGGCGAGGGCTTCTGCTCGGCCGCGGTGAACCTCGGCCCCGAGCTGCAGACCGCGCAGGTGATGGACTCCGCGATCGCCCGCTTCACCCGTGCCATCACCGTCGCGCAGTCGCTGAACGACCAGACGACGCTGAACGCGGCGTACGTCGGCCGCGCGCGCGCGAAGATCGACAAGGGCGACAAGGCCGGTGCCGCGGCCGATGCGGCGCTCGTGCCGGTGGGCTTCGTGCTGAACACGGTGGCCGACGCGACGGTGTCGCGCCTCAGCAACCGCGTGTTCGCGGAGAACAACAGCGGCGCGGGCGGCGTCACGATCGCCCCCGCGTACCGCAACCTCACCGTGGGCGGGCTGCCCGACCCGCGCGTGAAGGTCGGCGATCAGAACCGGCTGAACAGCGACCAGGCGAACCGCTGGTTCACGCAGAGCAAGTACACGTCGCTCGCGACGCCGCTCCCGATCGCGTCGGGCATCGAGGCGCAGCTCATCCTCGCCGAGGCGACCGGCGGCACGCAGGGCGTCGCGATCCTCAACAGCCTCCGCGCGCGCAGCGGCATCGGGCTCCCCGCGCTGACCGCCGCGGAGGTCGCGGACTTCCAGGGGACGCTCTACTCCGAGCGCGCCCGCGAGCTGTTCCTCCAGGGCAACCACTGGTTCGACGTGCGCCGCTTCAACGCGCCGCTCGTGCCGGCGCCGGGCGCGACGTATCCGGCGGGCGGCGCGATCGCGAAGGCGGGCACGTACGGCAGCGAGCGGTGCTGGCCGCTGCCCGACGTGGAGCGGGCCGCGAACCCGAATCTGGGGAGCTGA